A part of bacterium BMS3Abin08 genomic DNA contains:
- a CDS encoding major facilitator superfamily transporter, whose amino-acid sequence MALVSVFLLYGVSFGFIEPAERAWVFRLVPKELRGRAFGFYHGAVGVASLPASVIFGLIWQRWGYGCAFMTGAFLSVAAVAVLSGVKEK is encoded by the coding sequence ATGGCCCTTGTTTCGGTCTTCCTCCTTTACGGGGTATCTTTTGGTTTCATAGAACCAGCGGAACGGGCCTGGGTTTTCAGGCTTGTGCCGAAGGAGCTGAGGGGCCGGGCGTTCGGTTTTTATCATGGGGCGGTGGGGGTAGCTTCATTGCCTGCAAGCGTTATTTTCGGTCTGATATGGCAGAGGTGGGGCTACGGGTGTGCATTTATGACGGGGGCGTTTCTCTCTGTTGCTGCAGTTGCTGTTTTGTCGGGGGTGAAGGAAAAATGA